One region of Eupeodes corollae chromosome 1, idEupCoro1.1, whole genome shotgun sequence genomic DNA includes:
- the LOC129943310 gene encoding uncharacterized protein LOC129943310 isoform X1 produces the protein MEYLNLFAFFKFSALFFFSCELEKTAETKTEERKPDLEGVVPLHVGSQVFISKRDILRILHNDCCVYTGSLSEIVFGRTALIKCYELDPSERLYGLNLNYLNSIITHVIMVFKSRNEDINADQVKSFVLNKINQLGEKHHKTDL, from the exons atGGAGTATCtgaatttgtttgcattttttaagttctcagctttattttttttttcttgtgaacTCGAGAAAACTG CAGAGACCAAAACTGAGGAACGAAAACCAGACCTTGAAGGTGTAGTTCCCTTGCATGTTGGCAGTCAAGTCTTCATTTCGAAACGTGATATTCTACGAATATTACATAATGATTGTTGTGTCTACACTGGATCCTTGAGTGAAATAGTATTTGGTCGGACAGCCTTAATTAAATGTTATGAATTAGACCCAAGTGAAAGGCTATATGGACTAAATCTGAATTATCTTAATTCGATTAtaa CCCATGTAATAATGGTTTTCAAAAGTCGGAATGAAGATATCAACGCTGATCAAGTTAAATCATTtgttcttaataaaataaatcaactgGGAGAAAAACATCACAAAACAGATCTATGA
- the LOC129943310 gene encoding uncharacterized protein LOC129943310 isoform X2 — translation MEYLNLFAFFKFSALFFFSCELEKTETKTEERKPDLEGVVPLHVGSQVFISKRDILRILHNDCCVYTGSLSEIVFGRTALIKCYELDPSERLYGLNLNYLNSIITHVIMVFKSRNEDINADQVKSFVLNKINQLGEKHHKTDL, via the exons atGGAGTATCtgaatttgtttgcattttttaagttctcagctttattttttttttcttgtgaacTCGAGAAAACTG AGACCAAAACTGAGGAACGAAAACCAGACCTTGAAGGTGTAGTTCCCTTGCATGTTGGCAGTCAAGTCTTCATTTCGAAACGTGATATTCTACGAATATTACATAATGATTGTTGTGTCTACACTGGATCCTTGAGTGAAATAGTATTTGGTCGGACAGCCTTAATTAAATGTTATGAATTAGACCCAAGTGAAAGGCTATATGGACTAAATCTGAATTATCTTAATTCGATTAtaa CCCATGTAATAATGGTTTTCAAAAGTCGGAATGAAGATATCAACGCTGATCAAGTTAAATCATTtgttcttaataaaataaatcaactgGGAGAAAAACATCACAAAACAGATCTATGA
- the LOC129954103 gene encoding uncharacterized protein LOC129954103 has protein sequence SEINELLAQSKLYNEQSRRNAEYGTPDVRFTLSSRGNNLLTIDGMRFTLNRKMKDASYWECVKLRCKKTKCIARVISKDGQVVSMRGTHNHD, from the coding sequence TCAGAAATCAATGAATTGCTAGCACAGAGCAAATTGTACAATGAACAATCAAGACGAAATGCGGAATATGGAACGCCAGATGTTCGATTTACACTAAGCTCAAGAGGCAACAACCTTTTAACAATCGACGGCATGCGATTTACGCTAAATCGAAAGATGAAAGACGCCAGCTATTGGGAGTGTGTAAAGCTGCGTTGTAAAAAAACCAAATGTATTGCCAGAGTTATATCGAAAGACGGACAAGTTGTGTCGATGCGTGGCACCCACAATCAtgattaa
- the LOC129940912 gene encoding uncharacterized protein LOC129940912 produces FSGGIWLDTNYQYLPNRRGGLNLIYNGYLYTAERKYNSTVNWVCNKNSNSQLKCPARCVTSGNNTIKLSRKQHNHEPVITNYDNDNYNPQHFQKANIMMKCLNLRK; encoded by the coding sequence TTTTCAGGTGGAATTTGGCTCGATACGAATTATCAATATCTGCCAAATCGTCGTGGtggcttaaatttaatttataatggCTACTTATACACGGCGGAACGCAAATACAATAGCACCGTCAACTGGGTATGCAACAAAAATAGCAACTCCCAGCTTAAATGCCCCGCCAGATGCGTTACATCAGGCAACAACACCATTAAGCTAAGTCGCAAACAGCATAATCACGAACCAGTCATAACTAATTATGACAATGATAATTACAATCCACAACACTTTCAAAAAGCAAATATAATGATGAAGTGcctaaatttaagaaaatag
- the LOC129943311 gene encoding uncharacterized protein LOC129943311, whose protein sequence is MESVSCVQILEIPCHTLDDLLAFEAKLQDDLPTLYAFQNLMEKMPYITLQKFLSGCLKYCMDDTVANKCSWEGKNNNLAVGDFTLLNVIQECARKKFPEARSADINGAMRKWFHYAKDRCRRKLTKDSAAS, encoded by the exons ATGGAATCCGTATCTTGTGTTCAGATCCTAGAAATCCCTTGTCACACACTTGATGATTTACTAGCATTTGAGGCTAAACTCCAAGACGATTTGCCCACACTGTATGCATTT cAAAATTTGATGGAAAAAATGCCATATATTACTTTGCAAAAATTCCTGAGTGGTTGTCTCAAATATTGTATGGATGACACAGTGGCTAATAAGTGTTCATGGGAgggaaaaaacaacaatttggcAGTTGGAGACTTTACGTTATTGAATGTGATTCAAG AGTGCGCAAGAAAAAAATTCCCAGAAGCAAGATCAGCTGACATTAATGGTGCAATGAGAAAATGGTTCCATTATGCTAAGGATCGTTGTCGAAGAAAATTGACCAAGGACTCTGCTGCTTCATAA